From a single Anaeromicrobium sediminis genomic region:
- a CDS encoding sigma-54-dependent Fis family transcriptional regulator, with amino-acid sequence MELKKIVSSVQSIAQAIASVMKVEVTIVDKNLDRIAVTGEKKASFNNRIDVDSIFAYSLKTGEGLVVENPKEHAVCKRCKDKENCKEYAEVCCPIKVKDEPVGVIGLIALNEEQRKEIIKNREDLLDFLNKMADLIGTKLIELEKTEKIKLLLKELETVLNSVDKSIVAVDEEGKIIQFNFKATELFNMDGNKLKGINIIDLIENINVNEILTGNEEVKNIPFEYNHADCSIRGFYSGKLIEVEGSKIGMVFTFSNVCEMLEVVNYISNTNIITTFDDIIGNSFVMEQVKKDAKKASFSNSTVLIHGESGTGKELFARAIHFNSNRGKGPFIPINCAAIPESLLESELFGYEEGSFTGGKKGGRAGKFELANKGTIFLDEIGDMPIHLQTKLLRVLQEYTIEKIGANDNISVDVRIIAATNRDLEKKVLEGEFREDLFYRLNVIPIHIPPLRERKEDVENIIYELLRKCNKKLNKNILGFNKDAIDIFKKYSWPGNVRELENSIEYAVNMCNLNFIGMEDLPVRLKKKKECCKNIEERIIPIKDLERREIEKALEYYKGDKQAVEKAARALGLGRATMYRKIKSYNITVSL; translated from the coding sequence ATGGAACTTAAAAAGATTGTATCTAGTGTGCAGAGTATTGCTCAAGCTATTGCCAGTGTCATGAAAGTGGAAGTTACCATAGTGGATAAGAACCTGGATCGGATAGCTGTAACAGGTGAAAAAAAAGCCTCTTTTAATAATCGAATAGATGTGGATTCTATATTTGCGTATTCCTTGAAAACTGGAGAGGGCCTTGTTGTGGAAAATCCAAAGGAGCATGCAGTTTGTAAACGGTGTAAGGATAAGGAAAACTGCAAAGAATATGCGGAAGTATGTTGTCCTATAAAGGTAAAGGATGAGCCTGTAGGAGTTATAGGGTTAATAGCATTAAATGAAGAGCAGAGGAAGGAAATAATAAAGAATAGGGAAGATCTATTGGACTTTTTAAATAAAATGGCAGATTTAATAGGAACTAAACTAATAGAACTAGAGAAGACAGAAAAAATAAAATTATTATTAAAGGAATTAGAGACCGTATTAAATTCAGTGGATAAAAGTATAGTTGCTGTTGATGAAGAAGGAAAGATAATTCAATTTAATTTTAAAGCCACTGAATTATTTAATATGGATGGAAATAAATTAAAGGGAATTAATATAATAGATTTAATAGAGAATATAAATGTAAATGAAATTTTAACGGGCAATGAAGAAGTTAAAAATATTCCCTTTGAATATAATCATGCAGATTGTTCCATAAGAGGTTTTTATAGTGGAAAATTGATAGAAGTAGAAGGAAGTAAGATAGGGATGGTGTTTACTTTTTCTAACGTATGTGAAATGTTAGAAGTGGTAAATTACATATCTAATACAAATATAATTACAACCTTTGATGATATTATAGGAAATAGTTTTGTCATGGAGCAGGTTAAAAAAGATGCTAAGAAAGCTTCCTTTTCAAATTCTACCGTATTAATTCATGGAGAGAGTGGAACGGGAAAGGAATTGTTTGCAAGGGCAATTCATTTTAATAGTAATAGGGGAAAAGGACCGTTTATTCCCATAAACTGTGCAGCCATACCTGAGAGCTTGCTTGAAAGTGAATTGTTTGGATATGAGGAAGGCTCATTTACGGGTGGAAAAAAGGGTGGAAGAGCAGGTAAATTTGAATTAGCAAATAAGGGGACTATATTTTTAGATGAAATAGGAGATATGCCAATACACCTTCAAACTAAATTGTTAAGGGTATTGCAAGAATATACTATAGAAAAGATAGGAGCTAATGATAATATATCTGTAGATGTTAGGATAATTGCTGCCACAAACAGGGATTTAGAAAAGAAAGTTTTGGAAGGGGAATTTAGAGAAGATCTATTTTATAGATTAAATGTAATACCAATCCATATACCTCCTTTAAGGGAAAGGAAGGAAGATGTGGAAAATATAATATATGAACTTTTGAGGAAGTGTAATAAAAAGTTAAACAAAAACATATTAGGTTTTAATAAAGATGCAATAGATATATTTAAAAAGTATAGTTGGCCTGGTAATGTGAGGGAATTGGAAAACTCCATAGAGTATGCAGTTAATATGTGTAATCTCAATTTCATAGGAATGGAAGATCTACCGGTAAGGTTGAAAAAGAAGAAGGAGTGCTGCAAAAATATAGAGGAAAGAATAATCCCTATAAAGGATTTAGAGAGAAGAGAAATAGAAAAGGCATTAGAGTATTATAAGGGTGATAAACAGGCTGTAGAAAAGGCTGCTAGAGCCTTAGGATTAGGAAGAGCTACCATGTATAGGAAAATTAAAAGTTATAATATCACAGTCTCATTATGA
- a CDS encoding 1-phosphofructokinase family hexose kinase, which yields MITTVTLNPAVDRAYIINDFKPNKRYHVDDVKITAGGKGLNVARVASILGERMNATGFLGGYTGEFIKSELYKLGIDTSFVEIKEPSRIFTAIVDPVNNTETILGEYGPVVSKSELNEFVKEFVKVLKYSRIIIAAGTVPRGLPKTIYGDMVKIAKDNNVKMIIDASGEYLKEAIKAKPFMIKPNLPELEELVGYELNSEREIIFECKHICRQGVEVVSISLGKDGAIFVTKDEAYRVKVGGPVEAINSIGCGDAFVAGFAVTLLKENDIQEAFKYAVATGTANVIEKKIGFVDINNVENFYNQVKLERVE from the coding sequence ATGATTACTACAGTTACCTTAAACCCTGCAGTAGATAGGGCGTATATAATAAATGATTTTAAACCGAATAAGAGATATCATGTGGATGATGTGAAAATTACTGCTGGAGGAAAAGGGCTAAATGTTGCCCGTGTAGCATCTATTTTAGGTGAAAGAATGAATGCTACAGGTTTTCTAGGTGGCTACACAGGTGAGTTTATTAAATCTGAACTATATAAGTTAGGAATAGACACTTCCTTTGTAGAAATTAAGGAACCATCCAGAATATTTACTGCAATTGTTGATCCTGTAAACAATACGGAAACTATATTAGGGGAATATGGACCTGTAGTAAGTAAAAGTGAATTAAATGAATTTGTAAAAGAGTTTGTAAAGGTACTAAAATACAGTAGAATAATAATTGCTGCTGGAACTGTACCAAGGGGACTACCTAAAACCATATATGGAGATATGGTTAAGATCGCTAAAGATAATAATGTTAAGATGATAATAGATGCAAGTGGAGAATATTTGAAAGAAGCTATAAAGGCAAAGCCTTTTATGATAAAGCCAAACCTACCTGAATTAGAAGAGTTGGTAGGTTATGAGTTAAATAGTGAGAGAGAAATAATATTTGAATGTAAACATATTTGTAGACAAGGGGTGGAAGTGGTATCTATATCTTTAGGAAAAGATGGGGCCATATTTGTTACTAAGGATGAAGCTTATAGGGTGAAAGTTGGGGGACCAGTTGAGGCTATAAACTCTATAGGATGTGGTGATGCTTTTGTAGCGGGATTTGCAGTGACTCTTTTAAAGGAAAATGACATACAAGAGGCCTTTAAGTATGCCGTAGCCACAGGAACAGCCAACGTAATAGAAAAGAAAATTGGATTTGTAGATATTAATAATGTGGAAAATTTTTATAATCAAGTTAAACTAGAGAGGGTAGAATAA
- a CDS encoding single-stranded DNA-binding protein gives MTDKVIDTNLVSVIGEVCSPLSFSHEMYGEGFYSLDIKVPRLSEYNDVLPITISERILMGENIKCGTKLKIEGQLRSYNKYVNGRNKLVITVFARDMEIFEEEEIKNPNQVFLDGYICKEPVYRSTPFGREITDMLIAVNRPYNKSDYIPCIAWGRNARFSEKLKVGDHIKIWGRAQSREYQKKLNEEDVITKVAYEVSVSKMEISDNNNKLKE, from the coding sequence ATGACTGACAAGGTTATTGATACGAATCTGGTGAGTGTAATAGGTGAAGTATGTTCTCCTTTGAGTTTTAGTCATGAAATGTATGGAGAAGGTTTTTATTCACTAGATATTAAAGTTCCAAGACTCAGTGAATATAATGATGTGTTACCCATTACTATATCAGAGAGAATATTAATGGGAGAAAACATTAAATGTGGTACTAAACTGAAAATAGAAGGACAGTTGCGTTCATATAATAAGTATGTGAATGGCAGGAACAAATTAGTTATTACAGTTTTTGCTCGTGATATGGAAATTTTTGAAGAAGAAGAAATAAAAAATCCTAACCAAGTATTTTTAGATGGATATATATGCAAAGAACCCGTATATCGATCTACTCCATTTGGTAGAGAAATAACTGATATGTTAATAGCAGTAAATAGGCCTTATAATAAATCTGATTATATTCCCTGTATTGCATGGGGAAGAAATGCTAGATTTTCTGAAAAGTTAAAAGTTGGAGATCATATAAAGATATGGGGAAGAGCTCAAAGTAGAGAATATCAAAAGAAATTAAATGAAGAAGATGTAATAACTAAGGTGGCTTATGAAGTTTCTGTATCCAAAATGGAAATAAGTGACAATAATAATAAATTAAAGGAATAA